The genomic DNA TATTCATCTGATTCATACAGGACAGAGAAGGCCAACTCGAGAACTTCCTGGAACGAATTTGAGCATTCATTAATGAATACCAACGCATGTCAGGCCTTTGTACCTGACCCCAGTCCTCTCCCACTGTTTTCATTATCACATCCCTTGTGGAGTTTGGGCACAGCAGATGGCATATCTGCCACAATGTTCACCAAAGTCATTCGCGAGTAGTGCGAACAATATGTTCGTCAAACttataagctttttttttaacggtcaTTCTAGGACGATGCTGTTCTACAGGTTCATGAGTTCATCGCTTTTTGTATATTTTCCTTAACCGTTAGTATATAGTATATTagtatatagtttttttttacccatagCCTTTCTCCTAATGGTACTAtatatttaatgaagaaaaacaacaaagtgctCAGGATTACTTAGTGATTATTCCTCCGATTTCACAGCCCAGTATAGCACAGATTGCATCACAGTTCAGTTATGTGATCAAGCTAATTCCTGaagtgttgaatgtgtgttttgctgttgcACTACTCATGCCCTGTTCTCATGCcctgtgtttgctgtgctgGGTGACTCATGCCATCTCTGTTGTGGATGGCACATATTGCCCTTGTTTCTGAGTAACCTTGTCAAAAACTAACAAAGGTGAGAGCCACGGGATGTTGGCTGACTCTgacctgtgcgtgtgtgtgtgtgtgtttgcgtgtgtatgtatgtatgtgtgtgcttccATGTACATGCGTACACAGAGTGACAAAAGTGTTGTCTTTGATTTTGTACCTATATGTCAGTTACATAGTAATTCATGAATGTCTCTGGAttgttctggggtttttttaagaCACTTGAATCATGGCCTAAGTTCTCCTGAAGGTTCAGTAACCTAAAAAAGCAGTAATTTGCGAAGTCATGCCGTGCTTCACCTTGTTCTGCTTAAGTGCTCCTTTCTCCTTCATATGAGGGCAGTCTTTCCCTGTTACCACAGCTTTGATATCTGCTACAGTTACTAAGAAAATTCAGGAGGAGTGACACACATTACTGTTTGCATGAACAAACATTCAtctcaaacattcattttatattccATGTGCAACTGATAGTGTTCTCTAACAAAACTTTAAAGACAATTCAGTCACCATGTTCTGCTTAAAGTGAGATACTACTAATTTTCTACGTTACACAGCCAATATATAATTTAGCATGTCTATTCAGAACCTGTTTCTCTATCAAGTTGGAATTTTGATTGATAAACTGATCCAATAATATTATGGAATAATGCTTAATCTACTTAATGTACTGTAGGCTTACTACTAAAGAGACATACACTTCTCCTGAAGGGAGTCATGAGGGATTTGTCCTTGTGGGAACTCCTCTATATCTCCATAGTGGAGCAGTTTGTGGTTCGGTGACAGACGACAATACCAGAACTtgtctgcagagagaaagagcacattAATGCATTGTCAGAATCAGGGCACCAAGAATTATTCATAATCTTTCAGGCTCTTTAATCTTGAGTATTATCTATTCATATGTCATCAAGGGAGAgcaataaaatatgtttttgaatttAATTAACAGCACAAATTTTTTAACCAAATCTACATATCAGCCCTCTTCTttagtgctgtgtttttgattCATTAAACGCATATTGATTATTGCACCTTTTTCACTTTTGAGTTGTCAAAGTACGTAAATGAATAATATGTTCTTTTGCAAGCTGTGACCTGAGAAATGCTTTAGATGAACACAGCCATCGCTATGAACCTGCTCTTGCTTACATGGCTGCGTTCATTTGGACATCTCCATGGGTATAACCATTATGACTATGTCATTTCCTGACAACAGCTCATGAACGGCTTTGCCCCAGCAGCAGAAAGTAAAAAGTACTCCTCCGCATCAGAACCCATCCCATCTGTGGTTGGGGTCATCTCTGTATTTTTGATCCAATACAATATCCTAATGATACAGAATTTCTTTAAGAGATACACTGGTCTCCCTACCTAAGCCTGGACTGGCCTACATTTATCAAGATCAGGGCAATGCAAATATATTAATGCATTGTAAACCCAACCGTGCACTTTTAAGAAGggttaagtgttttttttttctgtcaacaaTACTTCATCAGCAGATTTTACAGTTAAATTTTGACCCTGATGAAAAATGTTTGCTTGGTTTAGATCAAATGCAACCAATGACCATTTGTGGTCATATGCACCAGTATTAAGAATAAGGTAACTCCTGATTCATAAACAACACATAATGCAGTCTGGCTTGGGAAGTTTGTACAGACAAGCTGCTGACTGTATGTAAACCTGAGATTTCGACACTCACGTCAGAGATATAGAATACAGAGCACTGACAAAGGCTTACCCTGACGCCGCCGAGTGCTGATCTTCCTGAAACATGTCCCTTCACACAGTCGGTttagtctttgttgttttatcagCTCCATGACCTCTGGTTGGATCTTCTCACGCAGCTCCCTAAagtatatacacacgcacgcgtgtaTATCGGCAACTGCACAATGCATGTTTCCTGCTATTATTCATAACTGGCACCTGCATAGGGCTGTGATTTGAGCTTAAGGGATTTTTTGAGCGCCCCTCTGGATCAGGATACATATCCTGACTCATC from Chanos chanos chromosome 8, fChaCha1.1, whole genome shotgun sequence includes the following:
- the LOC115819669 gene encoding engulfment and cell motility protein 1, which encodes MNQEDSKSRPILELREKIQPEVMELIKQQRLNRLCEGTCFRKISTRRRQDKFWYCRLSPNHKLLHYGDIEEFPQGQIPHDSLQEKLTVADIKAVVTGKDCPHMKEKGALKQNKEVLELAFSVLYESDEYLNFIAPDKHEYCIWTDGLNALLGKEMTSDLTRSDLDTLVTMEMKLRLLDLENIQIPEAPPPVPKEPSNYDFVYDYNQQQT